The genomic interval GGTCGGCGCTCGAAGAAAGTTCTGAAATTTTGTTTGGCAATTATGCCTATCCCGCCGCAGACAAAGCCGCAGAGGAACTTTCATTGCCTGACAATTTCTACAACTGGGTGCAGGCGATTTGGCTGTTCGATACTAATCTGTTTACCATCGCCCAGCTCATGCGGTGTTTTCCATACGGACTCGCACAGGCGAACGATGAAAGGTTGACCGCCGCAGTTCAGCAGGGATATTTGGTATCTGATGGTCAGGGAAAATATCGCGCCACCGAGTCGGGAAGAACCGCCGCGTTTCGACTCATCAAAGAGGGGAATGAATTGATGGCGGCTCTCGCTCCCATGCCCAAAGAGTCTTTGCAGACGCTTGGCAATCTTCTCGCCAGAATTTCAGACACGGCTTTTAGCTTTCCTGAACCGCCCGCGCATGTCTTGATAAAAGCCAAACAAGACCTCTACGAGCGGGCGGGAATATTCGCGACACTCGATGGCGTTGTTGCCCACTTCCTGCTGTTGGAGGGTCACCGCGACGATTGTTACATTCCCACATGGAGCGCGTATGGAGTCGAGGGCCACACGTGGGAAATGCTCGACTTTCTCTCACAGAACGACGCGCTGACATTCGATGATCTGCACAGCAAACTCAGCCGTCGCGGCGTGACGGAGGAAGTCCACGCGGAGGATGTGAGGGAACTCGCGCGGCGCGGGTGGGTGGAGGAAAGTTCGGGCGTGGTCAAAGCCACCGAAGCGGGCAAACAGGTTCGGGTGGAGGTCGAGGCGGAGACGGAACGGCTCTTCTTCCTGCCGTGGTCGTGTTTGAATGAGTCGGAGTTGGAAGAGTTGTCCGGTCTCGCAAGTCAATTGCGGGATGGATTGAAGAAATGAAAGGAGGTGCTTATGTTGCCAAACTACGCTCCCATGCCGTTGCGGTACAGAATCATCGATGCTCTGGGTTCGGGTATGGAGAAGTTGGGGATACCGCTCACTAGAATGGACGCCGAACGATTGCATCAACTTGCCGAACGCGAAACGGGCTTGAGCGATTTTGGCGATCCGTATTACCGCGTTGGGCTCGACACGTTGTTGCAGTCCATTGAAAAGGACGCCAACCTGCATTTCTTCGGCAGGTTTGGCGCTCGCATGGTGCTCCTCAGTAATCTGAGCCAGCGGTTGTTGTTTGTCGAAGCGCAGAAACGGAAGCCCGACGTTTTCCGTTCGGAGATCAACCCGCCTTTTGTCATCGTTGGGGTCCCGCGGTCTGGCACCACAATTCTACAGCGTATGCTCTCCGCCGATCCCGATAACACGGGGATTCCCATGTGGCGGCTTTACCGTCCCTTTGCTATTGACGGAAAAAAAGACGATCGCCTGGCATTGACGCGCTGGGAACTGGAGTTTCGCCGACCCATGTTTCCCGAAATGGATTCGAAGCATGTCATCCGCGAAGACACGGAGGAGGAGTGCATCTGGATGCAGGCGCTGACTTTCCATTCGGTTTCGTTTTGGGTGGTTACGCCTGTCTTTTCGTACGCCGAATGGCTCGTTGCCCAGGATCAGAAAAAATGCTACGAAGAATACGGTTTGCTTCTAAAGGTCCAGCAACAGGCAACCCCTGACAAACGGCTGGTTTTGAAAGCGCCCGATCATACGCATCATCTTGACGCTTTACTGTCGGCTGTGCCCAATGCCAGAATCATCCAATTGCATCGCAACCCAACCACCTGCCTGACCAGCGCAAACAGCATGTTCTATTCCGCCCATCGGGCTGCGACTCGCGATCTCAACGTGAAGCGCATGGCGGAGACCAACAAGAAAATGTACACCCGCTATCTGGAGGGCGGACGGCGATGCCGTGAAGATCCCGTAGTCAACAATGCTGTCCTGGATGTCCAATACGATCAAATGGTGGCGGATCCCATGCAAACCGTCAAAGACATTTATTCTCATTTTGGCGTTTCATGGACGGTTCAATACGAAGAACGATTAAAGACGTTCATGAGCCAGCACCCCAAAGATAAGCATGGCGCGCATCGCTATACCCCAGAGCAGTTCGGTCAATCTGCCGAGGAACTCGATCGGCACTTTGCGTCATTGATCCAATAATGTAAATGTCGCCCCAGTAAGAGGAGAATTATGACGAACAACAATGAATCTTCCGAAACGTCACAACAAAAACAGCGGGTGTCGGGTCTTTTCGACCGAGTCGCGAATACATTCGATCATGTCGGTCCCAGATTCTTTTCTCATTTTGGGCGCCGATTGGTTGAACTGGCGCATATTCCAAGTGGCGCGCATGTGCTTGACGTGGCAACTGGAAGAGGGGCGGCTCTTTTTCACAGGGAAGACGGGGAATGGCGCATCGTTCGACATCACGTTTCGATTGCGATCCCCAATGCAGAGTTGCTCGCCAAATACGGTATGTAGTGTCCAGTCTGTTAATGCGACTGTATGATGGATTAGGAAATTTGGTTAAGTAAACGAAAGGATTCCCAATGACAGAAAAAACTGAAACACCGCGATGGGCGACGAATGTCATCCACACCTGCATGGGACTGCAACGAGGGGAGAAGATTCTCATTGTTGTGGACGAGCCGCTCGGTTATGCGCGTGACGCACTGCTCGCCGAAGCCGCGCAGACCGACCCCGCCGAGTTGTGGAATTACACCTTCCCGAATGCGAGTCGCCCAATAAGTGAATACCCGTCGCCGTTATTGGCATTGGTGACACAAGTGGACGCTATTGTCTTTCTGTTCGCGTCGGTGAATCAGCTAAAAGAATCGCCTGCCTTGCTCGCGGGGCGCGCGGCAATTGGGAAAGGAATCGCTCGCGCGGGTTTGGGCGCTTTTATTGATCAAAGCATTCTGGATATTGAGATGAGCGCAGATTATGGACAGATTGCAACATTCACAGATTCGTTGACGCAGCGTTTGCAAGGGAGTTCCACCGCGCACATCACCACAGCGCTGGGAACCAACCTGCGATTGTCACTGGCAGGCAGGGAATGGAAAAAAGACACAGGCATATTGCGCGCTCAGAAAGCGTTTGGAAATCTACCCGCAGGTGAGACATACATCGCGCCCGTCGAAGACAGCGCGGAAGGTTTACTGGTCGTGGACAAGTGTTTTCCTGGCATGTTGTTATCCGAGCCAACGCGAATGACGTTTGAAAAGGGACGTGTAACTCACATCGAAGGCGGCGCGGGCGCGGAGTTTCTCCGAAGCGCATTTGCCCAACACGGCGATTCAGCCCGTGTCATCGCGGAATTGGGGATCGGCACAAACCCGCTGGCGCGGTTACAGGGCAACATCATCACCGATGAAAAAGTTCTAGGCACGATCCACGTTGCGGTGGGGCGCAGCGATTTTCTCGGCGGCAAAAATGTCGCGACCACTCACATTGACGGTGTGGTTAGTCAGCCTACGCTAGAGATTGACGGCAAGGTTGTGATTGAGAATGGGAAGCATGTGTAATGCAAGATTCATCACATCGGCGGGCAGGCAGGCGCGGGCGGAGGTCGAAGCGTTCGCGCCGCGGTCGTGCTTGAATGAGTCTGAGTTGGAGGAGTTGGCGAGTCTCGCAGGTCAATTGCGGGATGGGTTGAAGTAAAGCGAAACAAATTGAATGAACATCGGGCTTGCGCAATCTCAGCGAAAGCCTTTGTAAAATAAAATTTTCAAAAAGGAGAAAAAATCATCATGCGAAAGAAAAATTGGAGATTGGTCATTGCGGGCTGTTTGTTTATCGCCCTGGCGCTTGGGTTCTATTTCTTGATGCTGTCCATTGCGCCGAATTCCACCGACCCTGTGATGGCGATGCAAATCGCAGGCAGGGTGACTGGCATTGTCACTGGAGTCAGCATCGTCATCATCCTCGTCGGGCTAATTGGTAAAAAGAGTTAAAAGCCGATCCTATGTGAAAATGAGGCAGCCATATCCCCATGATCAAAACCCATTTTATCCTCTACGTCAAAGAACAGGTCCGCAGCGCCGAATTTTACACTCACGCGCTGGATTGCCAGCCCTCGCTCAACGAGCCTGGTATGACGGAGTTTACCCTCTCTGAAACCTGCGTCCTGGGAGTCATGCCCGAAGCGGGGATCAAACGCCTGCTCGGAGACCGCCTCCCCGATCCAGCGCGCGCGGGCGGGATCCCACGCTGCGAGGTTTACCTGCGCGTCGAAGACGCCTCCGCGTATCATCGCCGCGCGCTCGAAGCGGGCGCGACCGAATTGAGCGGACTCGCCCGCCGCGATTGGGGCGATGATGTCGCCTATTGCCTCGATTTGGACGGTCACACGCTGGCATTTGCGGAGAAGAGCAAACTGTTAGGTGACTAGAAAGTGAGTTGTAATTGTTCCAGCCACCTGACACTTTTGAATCAAGTGGTGGTCGAGTAGCCCCGAGGTACTCCGAGGGGCGTATCGAGACCACGATTCTGGCAATTTTCACCTATTGTTGGTCTCACCTCTTGCATAAGTTGCCCGACGTTTGAAAACGTCTCCTATGCAAAGCGTATTGTGCGCTCTCCCCTGGCAACGCCCGCCAGGGCAGTTGTTGCGCATTTTTGCAGGAGGTCTGTTGAAAAAGCGCTCGATACGGCGGCAACAGTACGTGTTCTTGAAAACAATTGGCATTTTCTGCCGCCTACCCTTCGGCAGGTTCAGGACAACGCTCGACCAACGGCGTGTTTTTGAAACAAACTGTCAGGTTGCTAGTCGTAATCTACTGATTATGAATTGGGAGATATTCCATGTTGAACGATAAATCGCAATGGACCGACACCCTCATCCACCTCTTTGCCCTCGCTTCGCGGCTGGAAGGGGAGGGACAATACAACCTCGCCAAGCTGACTCGCGCCGCGGCGGATTCGTTGTGCCGCCAGGAAACGTATCCGCTCGACATTCCCACCGACAAAGACGAACTAAGCGCCGAAGTCCAAAAAGCGCTTGAGGCGTTATCCCGTCTGAACGTGAGCGCGGAGTTGCTTTCCGCGTTGAAACAGGGCGCGGAGTTCATGGCTCAGGGAAAACTTTCGCCCATCACCGCCACGCCTCACCCGTACGTCTGCCGCGGGTGCGGACACGTCACGCTTTCTCCGCCCGTCGAGCCGTGCCCAACTTGCGGCGCATTTGCCGAGACCTTCCAAAAGTTCATGCCCAACTACTGGTTCGACGCGCTCCAGCCCGAGGCGGCGCGGGAACGCCTGCGTCAGACTCCGCTCGTGGTGGAGAAACTCATCGCGGGGTTATCCGATGAGGCGATGAATCAATCACCGTCCGACGGCGGCTGGGCGATCCGCAACACGTTGAGTCACTTGCGCGACGCGCAGGGCGTGCTCGATTTCCGCGTGGACTTGTTCCTCAAAGAGGCGCATCCCATCCTTGAATCGAAAGCCGTCTTCGCATGGGCAAAAAATGAATCGGAACGTCCGCCCTCGGGGCGCGACATCTTCGAGACCTATCGCGCCTCGCGCGCGGAGACTCTCCGCAAACTGGAATCGTTCGCCCCATCCGATTGGGAGCGCGTGGGCGAGCATGAAGAATTCGGCACGGTCACTCTCCGCCAGCAGGTCAGTTATTTCGCCGCGCACGAAGGCACGCATCTGGCGCAGATCGAAGCGCAAGCCGTCCATTGGCGGAGTGAACGTCGCTGACATGAATAACCCAACTCCCAACCCCGACCTCGTCGGCGACCTCTTTTGGGGCATCTTCAAACCCCAATAAATTCGCCTCGCGCTGACTCTCGATATCTTCGCGCCGTGGTCATGTTTAGCTGATTGAAGTGTATTCATCCTGTGGTCGCGCTGTGTGACAAAAGTCATTGGACATTTTTTCCTTTGACCAATACACTTACATATTATTCTCGAAATTGCCAAAGGAGAGATATGAAAACCTTCATACTCATTCACGGTATGTGGCACGGCGGCTGGTGTTGGGAGAGACTCGCTTCGATTCTTCACGCGATGGGACATCAAGTCTATACGCCCACACTGGCGGGACTCGCCGAACGCGCAAACATGCGCGGGGACGATATTGACTTGAACACCCATATTCAGGATGTGGTTGATTTGTGCCAAGCCGAAAATCTGCGCGATGTGATTCTCGTCGGTCACAGTTTGGGCGGATTCATGGCTCCCATCGTCGCGGACAGAATCCCCGAGCGCGTCGCGCACATCGTCAATCTCGATGGGATGGTTCCCGAAAATGGCAAGTCGCTGGCTGACCTGATCGGCGAGACGTGGGGCTTCTTCAAGAAGAAAGCAATCGAAGGCGGTGACGAGTGGTGGTGTCCGCCGATTCTGGAATGGACGTTCGGCGTCTCTGGCGCGGACTTGGAATGGGCGCAGTCCAAGTTGACTCCGCACCCGCTGAGGACGTTGTCCACGCCCGTCGCGCTCGAAAACCCACGCGCCAAATCCATCCCGTCTACTTTCATTCTTTGCTCCGAAGGGATGACGGAGGAAGAGATCACCGCCGAAGAAAAGAAGTTCACAGGCTTGGGAATGAAATTTCTGAGTCTGCCGACGGGTCACGACGCGATGATCACCATGCCGAAGGAACTGGCAAAGATTTTGCTAGAACTTGCATAATTCGCAAACTTCACTTGCCAAGGATGTTTCATGCTGCCAAAATCTGTGATGACTTTGAACTTTGTATTGATTCTATTCCTGCTCTCCTCCTGCTCGACCGTCGCCGCCCCGACGGGAAAGGCTGGGGAAACAGAATCCGCTCCCCCGTCGGGGAATGAGGCGAACGCCAGCCCGACGCCGATCCCGCCCACCGCCACATCCCTCCCCACGTTCACGCCGACTCCCGTCAGCCGCGTCGCAAGTCCCGAAAATATCGGCGAGTTTGTGCAGGTTTACAATTATTGGGAACAGGTGAGCGAGCAGATCGGGATGCCATTGACTGACGGGGTGATTTTTGATTTTGTCATCAGCCAGGATGGGAGCAGGTTTGCGATGGGATTCTGCAAGGGAGGGACTCATTCGATGACAGGGTATTGCCTGGCGGATAGCGTGATCGCGGTGAGGGACGCGCTGACGGGAGAGGCGATTCAGACTCTCCCTGTGGGCGACCTGAGCGTTCAGTCGGTGTCGTTTTCGCCCGATGGAAAAAAACTGCTGGCGACCCTGAAAAATATGTCGCTCGATTTTGTGATGGCGCTGTACGACCTGGAGACGGGCAAGCGCGAGCGCGCGTATTTTGACGGCAAGGCGGAAGATTGGTCTTATGTCACCGCCGAGTTCAGCCCCGACGGTGAGTTGATTTTATACAACTACAAAGGCGAAGACGATATACTGGAGATTCGCAGGGCTTCGGATTGGGAATTGCTCGGTTCCAAACTGGGCGTATTCAGTTACGAGAACATCGTGTTTGGCGACGACCCGAACATCGCGTACGGCTATGGGTATGACCCCGCCGCGTTCAAATTCGTCGTCTTCCGCATTGACCTGACTACTTATCAGGTTGTGGAAGTGGCGCGTTTCGACGATGAGAATTACCTGAAGCCTAGTTATCTGAACGTCATATCGCCCAACGGGAAATGGATTGTCTTCTTTTGGTATGGAGACTCGACCCTGAAAGTCCACGATCTCGAAAGCGGCGAATTGGTCGCCACCCTCAGCGAGCCAGAAATGTTCGATATTCGCGACGCCCGCTTCAGTCCCGACAGCCGCCTGCTGTTGGCGGATGGAGCCTTCGTCTGGGATCCCGACATCTTCGATTGGTCGCCTCCCGCCTTGAACGCGTGGGATACGTCCACGTGGGAGCATACCGCCTACGTGTACGGGAGTCACAAAGACGCGGATTGGATCTGGTTCGACAAGTCGGGCGAATCGTTCATCACCGCGGACAGGGTGGAGATCATGCGCTTCACCCTCCCCGACGCGGATTTTCTCGACGCGCAAGCCAGCGTGGAGAAATATCTCGACGCCGTCAGCGCGGGCGATTACGTCACCGCCGCCGATATGTTATTCCTGCCCGAAAATAGCGCATACGAGTTACTCGTCAGCAACGGCTTCGACCCCACGGATATGCCCACTGCGCTCGAAGGCGCCTGCGCCGTGCAGGACGGCTTTCCGTGCCTGCCCCTGCGTGACATTGTCCTGGGCTACCGCGAACCCGCGGGCGAAGACGGCGTGGTATACAGATTCTTTGTCACCTTCACCGCGCCCGACGGCTCGCAATTTATCGCGTCCGACGGCACAGACGAGTTCATCATCTGGGTCGGCGCGGACGGGAAGATCATGTCCCTGCACCCTGGGGCATTGGAGTGAGAGTATTAAATGACCCAACAAACATCCACCACCGTCAACCCCTGGTCGGACGACGACAACTCTGTCTTTCTGCGCCTGCGGATGAAGACCTTCTGGAATGGCGACTACTTCGAGCGGATCATCCTCCCGCTTCTCGACCTGCCCCAAAGCGGGCGCGTCCTCGACGTGGGCTGCGGCAACGGCGGCATTTCGCTTCTTCTCGCGGAACATCGCCCCGACCTGAAAATCACGGGAGCCGATTACGAATCGAAACCCATCGAAGACGCTTCCGCGTATGCCGCGCGTAACGGACTCAAGAATCTCACCTTCGAGCAGGGTGACGCGCACAACTTGAAATACGACGACGCGACGTTTGATGCAGTTGTCTGTCAGACCGTGTTGACTCACGTCCGCGACGCGGAAACGGTCATCAGGGAAATGGCGCGCGTCCTCAAGCCTGGCGGAATCTTCTTCGCGGCGGAATACACCAACTCCGCGATGGCGAACTACGACAACGTCCACTTCGACAAATACGACGAAGCCTGGTATCGCGAGTATTATCGAATCAACCTGCTGTTCATGAAAGGCAAGAAGGCGTTGGGACGCGGGGACAATACCGTCGGCGTGCGCGTGCCGTTGCTGGCGACTCAGGCTGGATTGGATGTGTACGACGTCCGTCTCAATGACCGTGCCATGCACGGCTTCCCTCCCTATCGCCACGAGAAGCAGAGGAATTATCTCGAACTCGTCAAAACAGCGAACATCGTTGACGACGATGAAAAATGGCTGAGGCTGGATATCGAAACCGTGATGGCTGGCGGCGGCACGGAAGAGGACGGTCGCTGGTTCCATCACGCCATAGACAGCGCGGGAATCGTCCGCGCGATTGACGAGGGGACGTTTGCCGCGACGGGGTCGTTTGCGTTATATTTGACGTTTGCGAGAAAAACCTAATTCTTCGTCATTGCGAACGATGGTCGAGTAGGGCTGAGTGTTCTTCTCAGCCCGTATCGAGACCGAGTGAAGCAATCTCTGCATTCAACAAAGGGATTGCTTCGTCGGGGAGAACACTCTTCTCGCAATAACGGAAAACTCTTTGGAGACCAACATGGAATCAAAACTCACAGGACAAACCGCCATCGTCACAGGCGGCGGGCGCGGATTTGGGCGCGAGATCGCGCGCGCGTTGGCGAAGGAAGGAGTCAAGATCGCGGTGGTGGCGCGTTCGGCGGATCAACTCGCGGAGACCGTGTCGCTGATTCAAAACGAAGGCGGACAGGCAATCCCCGTCACCGCCGATGTGACCGATGTTTCCGCCGTTGCCAAGATGGTCGCGCAGGTCGAGCGCGAACTCGGCGCGGTGGATATTCTCGTCAACAACGCGGGGCGGCTCACGTCCATTGCGCCCGTCTGGGAGGCGAATCCCGATGAATGGTGGCGCGATGTGGAAGTGAACATCCGCAGCGTGTTTCTTTGCTGTCACGCCGTCTTGAAAGGCATGACCCAGCGCAAACGCGGACGAATCATCAACTTCACCAGTTCGGGCATGCCCAATGTCTCGGCGTATGATTGCTCGAAGGTCGCGGTCACGCGCTTTACGGATACGCTCGCAAGCGAAGTCAAAGAATTTGGCATTTCCGTTTTTGCCATGACCGTGGGTCCCACGCACACCGAGATGATGGATTACATGATCGAATCCGAAGCCGGGCGCAAGTGGCTGCCCGACCTGTCGAAATGGCTCGAAGGCAAATGGCAGCCCGCCGAGTTGGCGGGGACGCTGGCGGTGACTCTCGCTTCGGGCAAGTACGACGCGCTGACGGGACGCTGGGTCAGCCCTGAGGATGATTTGGATGACATGCTGAAACGGATCGAGGAAGTGGAGAAGGATGGGTTGTATGCCTGGAGCATTCGTGGCTTGAAAAATCAGGCGGGGTAAGGTCAATGAATCGCTTTACAGATGTTGTAAAATTAATTGACGCGGCGTCCGTGCAGCGTTGGCGTTTATGTTATAAACGCGTCTGCATTATTGCCCATATATGAAAAGCCAACACGTACCCCTCCTCAAACGCCTGCAATCCTTCGAATTCCTGCGCGGGTTGGATTCTGCCATACTAAAAGATTTGGCGGGTAAATCGGCGTGGAAGGTGTACGCGCCCAACGAAGTCATTTTTTGGGAAGGCGACCAGCAATCAAATTTGTATTATCTGCAATACGGCTCGTTGAAGGTGTTGAAGTCCGCGCCCGACGGGCGGCAGCAGGTGTTACGCTTCATTAACGCGGGCGAGGTGTTCAACGAAATTGCCGCGCTTGCGGGCAAACCCAACCCCGCCACCGCCATCGCGCTGGAAGAATCGGGGTTGTGGTTGATTCCGCGCGGCGCGTTGTATCTCGCCCTGCCAGCCATGCTGGAGTATGTTTTTGCAAAGGTCGGGCTGGATCGCAAAGCAGTCTTGCTGCTGAAGCGAATCACCGCGCCGCAGACGACGGTTTTGCCTAACGGCGACAAGGTCACATTTGGCGACGGCTTGCGCGTGACCGTCGAAAAGAAAAATGGCAGGGTGGACGAAGCCGCGCTGAAAAAAGAGTTGGACAACATGATGAAACGCTGGGAGCCAGCCCTGCGCCTGCTCACCGAAGACATCCTGGTCAATCCGCTTTCGTTCTCGCGCATTCTCACCAGAGGCTGGCGGCACTTGCCCAAGTTTGGCGGCACGGTAGCAGACGAGTTGAAGCGCCTCTTTAGCGACGATTCAGTTCGCGCCGCGATGTCGGGCGTTTTGCTGTACACGGGTCTGCCACCTGAAAAACAGCCCGCCATTTCGGTGATGGGTCTGGTGACGCTCTTTGGCGACGGCTTTCATTTGCCCGAGGGCGGCATGGGCAAAGTGCCCGAGGCGCTCAGTCAGGCAATGCTCGCGCACGGCGGAGAAATCCATTTGAATACGCGGGTGGATAAAATCATCGTCAAGGATGGTCGCGCGCGCGGCTTGGAAATTCGCGGGCAGGGCTTGGTGGAAGTGGATGCGGTTCTTTCGACGGTCAGCGGGATGCTAACCTTCGGCTCTTTACTCGCTGACGAGGATTCCCCGCCTCGCTTGAAGCGCATGGCAAAAGAAGCGAATCTATCGCACAGCGCGTTTTCGGTGCAACTCGGTTTGCGGAACAAAATAGACGCGCCCAGTCATTCGCATTGTTTCCTGCCGCCGATGGAAAATCAAAGCGATGTGTTCACTCCCTGCGACGAAGGTGTAAAGTGGCTGGTGTACGACGCGCCGACGGTGACTCTGCCCGAACTCGCGCCCGCGGGCGGAAGCGTGATCGAAATGTATCCGCCCGTGCGCCGCGACTTGCCGCTCGACGATTGGAGCGAAGAGAAAAAAGAGGCGGTTCTCGAAAAAGCGGTGGCGGCTCTGTCGCGCGTTCATCCATTGGACATTGCCGTCAAGCGCATCGTCAGCCCGAAGGATTTCAGCGTCAATCTGAATTTGTATCGCGGAGCAGTGTACGGTTTGTCGCCGCAGATCGCGCCGTGGAATCACTTCCCACATCGCACGCCGATTCAAGGCTTGTACCAGACGGGGCAGACCACCTCCCCAGGCTACAGCGTGGGGCGAGCCGCCACGTCGGGCATCCTCGCCGCCGAAACGCTGATGACGGAATAGAGACGCGAAGATTTAACATCCAACGCAACACAAACACAACATCAAAGGATATTCACGATCAATATGAAGAAACTGTTCTT from Candidatus Defluviilinea gracilis carries:
- a CDS encoding sulfotransferase, whose protein sequence is MLPNYAPMPLRYRIIDALGSGMEKLGIPLTRMDAERLHQLAERETGLSDFGDPYYRVGLDTLLQSIEKDANLHFFGRFGARMVLLSNLSQRLLFVEAQKRKPDVFRSEINPPFVIVGVPRSGTTILQRMLSADPDNTGIPMWRLYRPFAIDGKKDDRLALTRWELEFRRPMFPEMDSKHVIREDTEEECIWMQALTFHSVSFWVVTPVFSYAEWLVAQDQKKCYEEYGLLLKVQQQATPDKRLVLKAPDHTHHLDALLSAVPNARIIQLHRNPTTCLTSANSMFYSAHRAATRDLNVKRMAETNKKMYTRYLEGGRRCREDPVVNNAVLDVQYDQMVADPMQTVKDIYSHFGVSWTVQYEERLKTFMSQHPKDKHGAHRYTPEQFGQSAEELDRHFASLIQ
- a CDS encoding nuclear transport factor 2 family protein: MTNNNESSETSQQKQRVSGLFDRVANTFDHVGPRFFSHFGRRLVELAHIPSGAHVLDVATGRGAALFHREDGEWRIVRHHVSIAIPNAELLAKYGM
- a CDS encoding aminopeptidase, which codes for MTEKTETPRWATNVIHTCMGLQRGEKILIVVDEPLGYARDALLAEAAQTDPAELWNYTFPNASRPISEYPSPLLALVTQVDAIVFLFASVNQLKESPALLAGRAAIGKGIARAGLGAFIDQSILDIEMSADYGQIATFTDSLTQRLQGSSTAHITTALGTNLRLSLAGREWKKDTGILRAQKAFGNLPAGETYIAPVEDSAEGLLVVDKCFPGMLLSEPTRMTFEKGRVTHIEGGAGAEFLRSAFAQHGDSARVIAELGIGTNPLARLQGNIITDEKVLGTIHVAVGRSDFLGGKNVATTHIDGVVSQPTLEIDGKVVIENGKHV
- a CDS encoding glyoxalase, translating into MKTHFILYVKEQVRSAEFYTHALDCQPSLNEPGMTEFTLSETCVLGVMPEAGIKRLLGDRLPDPARAGGIPRCEVYLRVEDASAYHRRALEAGATELSGLARRDWGDDVAYCLDLDGHTLAFAEKSKLLGD
- a CDS encoding DinB family protein, whose product is MLNDKSQWTDTLIHLFALASRLEGEGQYNLAKLTRAAADSLCRQETYPLDIPTDKDELSAEVQKALEALSRLNVSAELLSALKQGAEFMAQGKLSPITATPHPYVCRGCGHVTLSPPVEPCPTCGAFAETFQKFMPNYWFDALQPEAARERLRQTPLVVEKLIAGLSDEAMNQSPSDGGWAIRNTLSHLRDAQGVLDFRVDLFLKEAHPILESKAVFAWAKNESERPPSGRDIFETYRASRAETLRKLESFAPSDWERVGEHEEFGTVTLRQQVSYFAAHEGTHLAQIEAQAVHWRSERR
- a CDS encoding alpha/beta fold hydrolase, producing MKTFILIHGMWHGGWCWERLASILHAMGHQVYTPTLAGLAERANMRGDDIDLNTHIQDVVDLCQAENLRDVILVGHSLGGFMAPIVADRIPERVAHIVNLDGMVPENGKSLADLIGETWGFFKKKAIEGGDEWWCPPILEWTFGVSGADLEWAQSKLTPHPLRTLSTPVALENPRAKSIPSTFILCSEGMTEEEITAEEKKFTGLGMKFLSLPTGHDAMITMPKELAKILLELA
- a CDS encoding WD40 repeat domain-containing protein, which translates into the protein MLPKSVMTLNFVLILFLLSSCSTVAAPTGKAGETESAPPSGNEANASPTPIPPTATSLPTFTPTPVSRVASPENIGEFVQVYNYWEQVSEQIGMPLTDGVIFDFVISQDGSRFAMGFCKGGTHSMTGYCLADSVIAVRDALTGEAIQTLPVGDLSVQSVSFSPDGKKLLATLKNMSLDFVMALYDLETGKRERAYFDGKAEDWSYVTAEFSPDGELILYNYKGEDDILEIRRASDWELLGSKLGVFSYENIVFGDDPNIAYGYGYDPAAFKFVVFRIDLTTYQVVEVARFDDENYLKPSYLNVISPNGKWIVFFWYGDSTLKVHDLESGELVATLSEPEMFDIRDARFSPDSRLLLADGAFVWDPDIFDWSPPALNAWDTSTWEHTAYVYGSHKDADWIWFDKSGESFITADRVEIMRFTLPDADFLDAQASVEKYLDAVSAGDYVTAADMLFLPENSAYELLVSNGFDPTDMPTALEGACAVQDGFPCLPLRDIVLGYREPAGEDGVVYRFFVTFTAPDGSQFIASDGTDEFIIWVGADGKIMSLHPGALE
- a CDS encoding class I SAM-dependent methyltransferase; this encodes MTQQTSTTVNPWSDDDNSVFLRLRMKTFWNGDYFERIILPLLDLPQSGRVLDVGCGNGGISLLLAEHRPDLKITGADYESKPIEDASAYAARNGLKNLTFEQGDAHNLKYDDATFDAVVCQTVLTHVRDAETVIREMARVLKPGGIFFAAEYTNSAMANYDNVHFDKYDEAWYREYYRINLLFMKGKKALGRGDNTVGVRVPLLATQAGLDVYDVRLNDRAMHGFPPYRHEKQRNYLELVKTANIVDDDEKWLRLDIETVMAGGGTEEDGRWFHHAIDSAGIVRAIDEGTFAATGSFALYLTFARKT
- a CDS encoding SDR family oxidoreductase; translated protein: MESKLTGQTAIVTGGGRGFGREIARALAKEGVKIAVVARSADQLAETVSLIQNEGGQAIPVTADVTDVSAVAKMVAQVERELGAVDILVNNAGRLTSIAPVWEANPDEWWRDVEVNIRSVFLCCHAVLKGMTQRKRGRIINFTSSGMPNVSAYDCSKVAVTRFTDTLASEVKEFGISVFAMTVGPTHTEMMDYMIESEAGRKWLPDLSKWLEGKWQPAELAGTLAVTLASGKYDALTGRWVSPEDDLDDMLKRIEEVEKDGLYAWSIRGLKNQAG
- a CDS encoding cyclic nucleotide-binding domain-containing protein, with protein sequence MKSQHVPLLKRLQSFEFLRGLDSAILKDLAGKSAWKVYAPNEVIFWEGDQQSNLYYLQYGSLKVLKSAPDGRQQVLRFINAGEVFNEIAALAGKPNPATAIALEESGLWLIPRGALYLALPAMLEYVFAKVGLDRKAVLLLKRITAPQTTVLPNGDKVTFGDGLRVTVEKKNGRVDEAALKKELDNMMKRWEPALRLLTEDILVNPLSFSRILTRGWRHLPKFGGTVADELKRLFSDDSVRAAMSGVLLYTGLPPEKQPAISVMGLVTLFGDGFHLPEGGMGKVPEALSQAMLAHGGEIHLNTRVDKIIVKDGRARGLEIRGQGLVEVDAVLSTVSGMLTFGSLLADEDSPPRLKRMAKEANLSHSAFSVQLGLRNKIDAPSHSHCFLPPMENQSDVFTPCDEGVKWLVYDAPTVTLPELAPAGGSVIEMYPPVRRDLPLDDWSEEKKEAVLEKAVAALSRVHPLDIAVKRIVSPKDFSVNLNLYRGAVYGLSPQIAPWNHFPHRTPIQGLYQTGQTTSPGYSVGRAATSGILAAETLMTE